From Rhodopseudomonas palustris:
CTGCGGCATCGCCGGCATCGCCGGCAGCGCCTTCACCATGATCGGCTCGACCGGGCCGACCTCGGGCCAGCTCTACATCGTCGACACCTTCCTGGTCGTGGTGTTCGGCGGCGCGGCGAGCCTGTTCGGCACCATCGCATCGGCCTTCAGCATCTCGCAGGCGCAGTCGACCATGGAGTTCTTCATGTCCGGCTCGATGGCCAAGGTGCTGACCCTGCTCGCCATCGTCGCGATCCTGATGATGCGTCCGCAAGGCCTGTTCGCCCTCAAGGTTCGCAAATAGGAGTCATCGACATGGAAAGCCCGCGCTTTCTCAGCCGCTCCGACCTGATCGGTCTCGCCGCGCTCGCTCTGCTCCTGGTCGTCATCCTGCCGCTGTCGCTGGATGTCTTCCGCCTGAACCTGGTCGCGAAATATCTGACTTACTCGTTCGTGGCACTCGGTCTGGTGCTGTGCTGGGGGTTCGGCGGCATCCTCAGCCTCGGGCAGGGGGTTTTCTTCGGCCTCGGCGGCTACGGCATGGCGATGTATCTGAAGTTGGAGGCGTCCAGCGTCGCCAACACCAAGATCCAGTCCACGCCCGGCATCCCGGATTTCATGGACTGGAACCAGATCACGCAACTGCCGCTGTTCTGGCAACCGTTCCACAGCCTGACGCTGACGATCCTCGCGATCCTGATCGTGCCGACGGTGTTCGCCTATCTGATCGGCGCGGCGATGTTCAAGCGGCGCGTCGGTGGCGTCTATTTCGCGATCATCACCCAGGCGATCGCCGCGATCCTGACCATCCTGATCATCGGCCAGCAGGGCTACACCGGCGGCATCAACGGCATCACCGATCTGCGCACCCTCAAGGGCTGGGACATCCGTCCCGACCACGCCAAGGTGGTGCTGTACTTCGTCGAGGTCGCGTTCCTGTTCGGCTGCATTCTGCTGGCGCTGTTCGTCCGCCACGCCAAGCTCGGCCGCATCCTGGTGGCGATGCGCGAGAAGGAGGACCGGGTGCGGTTCTCCGGCTACAGCGTCGCCAATTTCAAGATCTTCGCGTTCTGCCTCGCGGCGATGTTCGCGGCGATCGGCGGCGCGATGTTCACCCTCAATGTCGGGTTCATGTCGCCGTCCTTCGTCGGCATCGTGCCGTCGATCGAGATGGTGATCTACACCGCGGTCGGCGGCCGGCTGTCGATCTTCGGCGCGGTCTACGGAACGCTGCTGGTCAATTTCGCCAAGACCAGCCTGTCGGAATCGTTTCCGCAGCTCTGGCTGTTCGGGCTCGGCGCGCTGTTCATCGCGGTGGTGCTGATTTTCCCGAACGGTCTCGCCGGAATCTGGCGCGATCACGTCCAGCCGCTGATCGACAGGCTGATCAGCAAACGCAAATCCGGATCGGATCACAGCAACGGCAAATCGTTCGGCCCGATCGCCGACGGCACACCGGCGGAATGAGGAGGTGACCATGCTGATCGGCCATCAACAACCCGACTTCCTGCTGGCGGTGGAAGGGCTCACCGTCTCCTTCGATGGTTTCAAGGCGGTCAACGATCTGTCGTTCTATGTCGAGGAGAACGAGATCCGGGTGATCATCGGCCCCAACGGCGCCGGCAAGACCACGGTGCTCGACCTGATCTGCGGCAAGACCAAAGCGACGTCCGGCGCGATCCACTTCCGCGGCAAGGACCTCACCAAGATGAAGGAGAACCAGATCGTCCAGGCCGGCGTCGGCCGCAAGTTCCAGACGCCGTCGATCTACGAGGACCTCACGGTGTTCGAGAATCTGGAGATCTCCTATCCGCAGGGCCGCTCGGTGTTCGGTGCGCTGACGTTTCAGCGCACGCCGACGGTGCGCGAACGCGTCGAGGAAGTCGCCGAGGCGATCTTCCTGAAGGACAAGCTCGGCCAGAGCGCCGATTTGCTCAGCCACGGCCAGAAGCAGTGGCTGGAGATCGGCATGCTGCTGATCCAGGACCCGGACCTCTTGATGCTCGACGAGCCGGTCGCCGGCATGAGCGTGTCCGAGCGCGTCAAGACCGCCGAGTTGCTGCACACCATCATCAAGGATCGCTCGGTGCTGGTGATCGAGCACGACATGAAGTTCGTCGAGGACATCGCCCACAAGGTCACCGTGCTGCACCAGGGCCAGATCCTGTCGGAAGGCACCATGGACGTCGTCAAGAACGACCCCAAGGTCATCGAAGTCTATCTGGGCCACTAGGAGGTTGCTGATGCCCACCGCCTCTCCCCCGTCATTGCGAGCGAAGCGAAGCAATCCAGCTCCGAGCACGGAGCCTCTGGATTGCTTCGTCGCTGAGCCTGTACTCGGACGACGCGAAGCGTCGATCCGGGTGCTCCTCGCAATGACGAAAGCGTTTCGACGAAGCGCAGCTTCACCTCTCCCCGCGTGCGGGGAGAGGTCGACCGGCGGCGCGCAGCGCGGCCGGTCGGGTGAGGGGGCGTCTCGCCACGGCCGAGCCTCTGCGACTCGCGGAGGCGCCCCCTCACCCCGACCCTCTCCCCGCGCGCGGGGAGAGGGAGCCCGCCGTCACGGCTAGAGGAGATCCCGATGCTCGCTATCAACGATCTGCACGTCGCCTACGGCCAGAGCGAGGTGCTGCACGGGCTCAACATCGACGTCGCGCCGAACGAGATCGTCGCGATCATGGGCCGCAACGG
This genomic window contains:
- the urtC gene encoding urea ABC transporter permease subunit UrtC — translated: MESPRFLSRSDLIGLAALALLLVVILPLSLDVFRLNLVAKYLTYSFVALGLVLCWGFGGILSLGQGVFFGLGGYGMAMYLKLEASSVANTKIQSTPGIPDFMDWNQITQLPLFWQPFHSLTLTILAILIVPTVFAYLIGAAMFKRRVGGVYFAIITQAIAAILTILIIGQQGYTGGINGITDLRTLKGWDIRPDHAKVVLYFVEVAFLFGCILLALFVRHAKLGRILVAMREKEDRVRFSGYSVANFKIFAFCLAAMFAAIGGAMFTLNVGFMSPSFVGIVPSIEMVIYTAVGGRLSIFGAVYGTLLVNFAKTSLSESFPQLWLFGLGALFIAVVLIFPNGLAGIWRDHVQPLIDRLISKRKSGSDHSNGKSFGPIADGTPAE
- the urtD gene encoding urea ABC transporter ATP-binding protein UrtD, translating into MLIGHQQPDFLLAVEGLTVSFDGFKAVNDLSFYVEENEIRVIIGPNGAGKTTVLDLICGKTKATSGAIHFRGKDLTKMKENQIVQAGVGRKFQTPSIYEDLTVFENLEISYPQGRSVFGALTFQRTPTVRERVEEVAEAIFLKDKLGQSADLLSHGQKQWLEIGMLLIQDPDLLMLDEPVAGMSVSERVKTAELLHTIIKDRSVLVIEHDMKFVEDIAHKVTVLHQGQILSEGTMDVVKNDPKVIEVYLGH